From bacterium, a single genomic window includes:
- the def gene encoding peptide deformylase, whose amino-acid sequence MILEIVKYPDPVLRKVAKPVEKVDAEIQRFIDDMYETMYAAPGVGLAAPQVAVSKRILVIDVGLLEKDDQGRETHKPDPKAIINPIITIQEGKILWDEGCLSLPQLVVPMERSKKIVVEGLGRDGKKVKYPGEDLLAVAFQHEIDHLDGKLIFDKISRLKQDLYKKKLERHERYQQEEIEHGSGPTYVG is encoded by the coding sequence ATGATTCTGGAAATTGTAAAATATCCCGATCCGGTTCTGAGAAAGGTGGCCAAACCGGTCGAGAAGGTCGACGCCGAGATCCAAAGGTTCATCGACGACATGTACGAGACCATGTACGCCGCGCCGGGCGTGGGTTTGGCCGCACCCCAGGTCGCCGTCTCGAAGCGAATTCTCGTCATCGACGTCGGCCTTTTGGAAAAAGACGATCAGGGGCGCGAAACGCACAAGCCGGACCCGAAGGCGATCATCAATCCCATCATCACCATTCAGGAGGGCAAGATCCTCTGGGACGAGGGCTGCCTCTCGCTTCCCCAGCTCGTCGTTCCGATGGAGCGCTCGAAGAAGATCGTGGTGGAAGGCTTGGGCCGCGACGGAAAAAAGGTGAAATACCCGGGAGAAGACCTGCTCGCCGTCGCCTTCCAGCACGAGATCGACCATCTGGACGGCAAGCTCATCTTCGACAAAATCTCCCGGCTCAAGCAGGACCTTTACAAGAAGAAACTCGAGCGGCATGAGCGCTACCAACAAGAAGAAATCGAACACGGCTCCGGCCCCACTTACGTAGGGTAA